Genomic segment of Acinetobacter larvae:
AACAACAAGCGCAGCAGTATTTGCAAAATTTAAAAGCCTTATTAAAACGCTAGTGTCTCACTAGTTATTTCCATCACCATTTTGTTTTAGAGATGAATCTATGAAAGTCCAAGTGAAACGACTTGATGCGCGCTTAGGTCAAGAATGGCCTATGCCGACTTATGCTACTGTTGGCTCTGCAGGGCTAGACTTACGTGCTTGTATTGATGAAGCCATTGTTATTGCACCGGGTCAAACGGTCTTAGTGAAAACTGGTTTGGCCATTTATATTGCTGATCCGCATTATGCAGGATTGGTCCTGCCACGTTCTGGTCTTGGGCATAAGCATGGCATTGTGCTGGGCAACTTGGTCGGTTTAATTGACTCTGACTATCAAGGTGAATTAATGGTTTCTGTATGGAACCGTGGTCAAAATAGCTTTACGCTCGAACCAGGTGAACGCCTTGCCCAATATGTATTGGTCCCGGTACAACACGCTGAGTTTGAAATGGTTGATGACTTTGAAGCCACAGATCGTGGCGCTGGTGGTTTTGGTCATACCGGCAAAGCCTAAGAGCACAGTTTTAATTGCGCTTTGACATACGTCATGCTGATGATTAAATTTATATGTTAAAGCTTTTTATTGAATTAAAGATCAGCCGGCAACTATGCTGGCTGATCGAAGCACTTTTAAGCATGGTCTGATTTAAGCTTTTTCTTATTAAAACGTTGGGCAGGCCAATACATAATAAATCGTGCCCCTCCAAGACTAGGACTTTGATCAACATCTATTCGTCCACCAAACCAAAATGCAATGCGACTAACAATCGATAAGCCCAAACCATAGCCCCCCGACGCTCGGGTACGGCTATCATCTAAACGGGCAAAAGCCTCAAAAATACGCTTACGGTCTTCTTTGGAAATACCCGGTCCATCGTCTTCAACACAGACAAAAGCCAATCCAGTATGTGACTCTATTCCCCCACTCACCTGTACAATATGGTCGCAATACCGTATTGCATTGCCGGTTAAGTTTTGTACTACACGATGTAAATAGCGATACTCGGCTTCCACAATGACATCACGTGGCAAGTCTTTTAATACAATCTGCTTCTGGGTTTTCAGTGCTTCTGTTTCTGTACGCACCTGATCCAACACATCAAATAATACGATTTCTTCAAACTCAAGCGATGGTGTACCTTGCTCTAATTTCGCATAGGTCATGATTTCATCGATTAGGGTATTGAGTGCCTCAATGTCTTTATCAATCATCTCAGTTTGTTGAATACGCAGATCATGGTCACTTTCATCTGCCAACATTTCCATGGCAAAACGAATACGCGCAACAGGGGTACGTAATTCATGTGATACCGCACGCATTAACTCACGTTGTGCCTCAATCAAGCGCTGAATATGATCGGACATGCTGTTATAGCTTGATGCCAAGCTAGCCATTTCATCATGCCCTTCCACAGGAACACGTAAAGTCATGTCCCCTGTTTTCATAATATTAAGTGCTTCATTAACTTGCTTAATTTTGCGTTGCATCGGTACGATCAGACCATACACCCCAAGGCTCAACAAGAATAAACTCAATAAGGTAATGCCTGCCGCCAGTTTAAAGGGCATCCAATTAAACATCGGCATCGGTCCCATCACCAAAACACGGTCTTTCGCGTTGGCTAACGGTGCAAGAATTGAGATTGTTGTCCCACGTACGCTGGCACTATCTCGATAGATCACTAAATTTTGATCGGATTGAATACGACCGAATTGCTCTGAATCAAGTGCTAAATTGGAAATTTTTTCAATGCTGAGATTATAATAAAAATGCTTTTGAATTTTCTTAAGATATTCTTCTTCTTGTCCAGGATAATAGGCTAAATAATCCCAAATAAATACCGGCAAGACTTTCATTTGCCGTTCGGTTAAAGAGTCAATTTTGACATAGAGATAATGTTGCGGATCACCTTCGATCCCCATAATCAGGTAAGCAACACCCTTCTTGGCATCAAAACGTACAGCTGCTTTTTGATTTTCAATACGTTTTTGTTCTGCGCGTGATAAATCGATTTTACTAGAATCCAAATAATACATTGGCATTTCCAATAAATCTGCAGCGTCAGAAATCCAATCTATTTTTTGTTGTCGCGTTTTTTGTCGCGCAACCCCCTCACTGATCACATAACTAATGCCATCCGTAAGGGATTCGCGATATTCTTGGGCGCGTTGATAGTTGATAATTTGTACTAACAAATAACCAAATATCGCCACAAGGACCACCAGAATGACCAGCCCTGCATAAATACGTAAAAAGATACTGTGCTTAAACACTGATCAAACCTTTAAATAAAGGAGGTAGCTCCTGAACGCGCCAATCTATTTTTGAATTCGTATTACAACCCGTTGGTTTCTTTTACGAACAAGTACCCTTTACTACGTACAGTCTTAATACGTTTAGGGTTTTCTGGATCATCACCAATTTTTGGTCGAATTCTAGAGATACGAACATCAATTGAACGGTCTTGACCATCGTATTCAATGCCACGTAAACGCTCGAAAATATCTTCACGAGATAAAATTCGTCCTGCATTGGATGCCAATAGCCATAATAGATCATATTCAGCACTGGTAAAGTCGACTAACTCGCCATTCAATGTCACCGAACGACCGCCATTATCAATAACTAAATCATCAAATTCAATGCGTTGAGCAACTTCATCTTCAGGTGTTTTATCTGTACGTCGCAATAACGCACGGATACGTGCTAATAACACACGTGGTTGAACCGGTTTAGCAACATAGTCATCCGCACCCATTTCTAAACCAAGGACTTGGTCCATATCTTCGGTACGTGCAGTTAGCATTAAAATAGGTTGGTGATAATGTGGGCGTACTTCGCGACATACGGTTAAACCATCAGCACCAGGTAACATCACATCTAGAACCACTAAATCAGGCTGTTCGCTAATAATGCGGCGAATTGCACGATTACCATCGGGTTCCACCCCAACCTCTAAGCCGTTTCGAATCAAATATTCTTGTGTCAGACGCGCTAAACGCTCATCATCTTCCACAATTAAAATTTTTGGTAACTTTTCTTCTTTGCTCATCTACCCACCCCTGATCACAACTTTGTTTCTGCTAAATTGCGCAGATTAAAAGCTTTGTTATTCTGCAATATACACACGTTTACAATGTAAACAAGACCTTATTCACCAAACTGATACATGCTCGTATTAATTTGTTAAAAATTATTACCTGATGATTTAGATCATTTTTATCTTATAAATCGCGCTAGATTAACCGACATACTAGCAAATTATTTAAAATATGTTTATCAATTCGTCACTTTGTTTTTTTGTTCAGCAAGCGAAGTTATCCACAGAGTTATCTATAAGCATCTACGCAAGACTTTGCTATGCTATGCGCTGCCTCGGCTCCCCCCAAAAATATAGCCAAGCTCATCGTATTTAATTGTTAAAATAGCCAAATAATAGGAAAAAAACTTTTATAAAATGTCAATATTGATATCCAAGTAAAATTCCCGTATCTTGTGTTCAGAAACTATATAAACCACTAAGTATTGTGTTTTGTCCTAAAATATCGCAACTCATCCTAAAGTTCGATTTACGGTCAAATAACAGAACAAATATGCCAATGGAGCGAAGCTGACAATGAGCGCAATCAATACCCCGGGCCAATTACAAGTGATTAAACGCACGGGTGATGTGGCTACTTTTGATGCAGACAAAATATCTGTAGCAATTGGTAAAGCATTTCTTGCGGTGGAGGGTCAAAATAGCGCTGATTCAAGCCGTATTCATGACCGCATCTCACAACTCACTGAAATGGTTTTAAACACCTTCAATCGTCGCCTTCCTTCAGGCGGTACGATTCACATTGAAGAAATCCAAGACCAAGTTGAATTGGCTCTTATGCGTACCGGTGAACAAAAAGTGGCTCGTGCTTATGTGATCTATCGTGAACAACGTGCTGCTGCGCGCCAACAAGCCAATGCCAATCATCACCCAACCTTGCAAATCACAGATGATCAAGGTCAATTACAACCTTTAGATCTAAGTGCGCTCAAAGCGACTGTTGAAAAAGCAGCGGTAGACTTAGAGGGCATCGATGTACAGGCGATCATCGATGAAACCGTTAAGAACTTATATAACGGTGTGAAAGCCTCTGACATTTCAACCACCATGATGATGGCAACCCGTACCCGTATTGAACAAGAACCAAACTATAGCTTTGTGACTGCACGCTTATTACGTGATGAACTGGTTGCAACCGGTCTAGAGTTTTTAGGTCTTGCTGCAGATACTGCTGAAAATGATGCTTTAGAAACCTTCTTAAAGAAAGGGGTTGAGCTTGATCTGCTGTCACCAGAACTATTAAAATTCGATTTGAAAAAAATTGCTGCTGCAATTCAGCCAGAACGCTCCAATCAGTTTACCTATTTAGGTCTACAAACTTTATTTGACCGTTATTTCATTCATAGCAATGGCATCCGTTTCGAACTACCACAATTATTCTTTATGCGTGTTGCAATGGGTCTTTCGCTCAATGAACAAGATAAAGAGCAACGTGCTATTGAGTTCTATAACCTACTCTCTAGCTTCGACTACATGGCATCTACACCGACACTCTTTAACTCAGGCACATTACGTCCGCAGTTATCCAGTTGTTACCTCACAACCATTGGTGATGACCTTTATGACATCTATGGTGCCATGCGTGACAATGCCATGCTCTCTAAATGGGCAGGTGGTCTAGGCAATGACTGGACTCCTGTACGTGCATTGAACTCATATATCAAAGGCACCAATGGTAAATCACAAGGTGTGGTTCCCTTCTTAAAAGTTGCCAACGACACCGCTGTTGCCGTCAACCAAGGTGGTAAACGTAAAGGTGCTGTCTGTGCCTACTTAGAAACATGGCACTTAGACATCGAAGAATTCCTCGAGCTACGTAAAAACACTGGTGATGACCGTCGTCGTACCCATGACATGAACACAGCCAACTGGGTTCCAGATTTGTTTATGCAACGCGTGATTGAAGATGCTGAATGGACACTCTTTACGCCATCGGAAACACCCGACTTACATGATTTGACCGGTCAGGCCTTTGCTGAACGCTATACCCATTATGAAGCGATTGCCAAAGATCAAAACTTACTGCATAAAAAAGTTCGTGCCAAAGACTTATGGCGTAAGATGTTATCTATGTTGTTTGAAACAGGTCATCCGTGGATTACCTTTAAAGATGTCTGTAACTTACGTTCACCGCAACAACACGTGGGTGTGGTGCATTCATCTAATTTATGTACTGAAATTACCCTCAATACCAGCCAAGATGAAATCGCAGTATGTAACCTGGGTTCGATTAACCTAGTACAACATATTAAAGACGGTCAATTGGATCGTGAGAAACTTGCACGCACCATTAAAACAGCTGTACGTATGCTCGATAACGTCATCGACATTAACTACTATGCTGTACCACAAGCGAAAAACTCGAACATGAAACACCGTCCAGTAGGTATGGGCATCATGGGCTTCCAAGATGCTTTATATGCCATGAACTTGGCCTATGGTTCGGATGAAGCAGTTGAATTTGCAGATGAATCAATGGAAGTCATCAGTTACTACGCCATTAAAACCTCTAGTGACTTAGCACTAGAACGCGGTAGCTACTCTAGCTTTGAAGGTTCTTTGTGGGATCAAGGTATTTTACCGATTGACTCACTAGAACTTGTTGCCCAATCACGTCCTGAACGCATGTTTGAGGTAGATCGCAGCCAACGCTTAGACTGGGATCGTCTACGGAACAAAGTGCAAAAAGATGGTATGCGCAACTCCAATGTGATGGCGATTGCACCAACAGCAACGATTTCTAATATCTGTGGTGTCTCTCAATCTATTGAGCCAACCTTCCAAAACCTCTACGTGAAATCCAACCTATCTGGTGAATTTACCGTCATCAACCCTTACTTGGTTCGTGCCTTAAAAGACCGTGGTTTATGGGATGTTGTGATGGTCAATGACTTGAAACACTATGAAGGTTCTGTACAAAAGATTGCGCGTATTCCAGAAGAGCTCAAAGCAATTTTCGCCACAGCCTTTGAAGTCGAGCCACGTTGGATTGTTGATGCTGCATCACGTCGTCAAAAATGGATCGACCAAGCACAATCACTCAACCTTTATATTGCTGGCGCAAATGGTAAGAAACTCGACATTACCTATAAAATGGCATGGTTACGCGGTCTCAAAACCACGTATTACCTCCGTGCACTCGGTGCAACCTCTGCTGAGAAATCAACCATCAATACCGGTGCCTTAAATGCAGTCAAAGCAACAACTGTTGCAACGGCTACGCCAGTCGCTGAGACACATGCTGCTGAAGATGATTTTGCTCAAGCCGCACCCGTACCACAAGCCTGCTCAATTGACAATCCAGATTGCGAAGCTTGTCAATAAACACCACTGCACGATTTGCTCAGACCAACTGAGCAAATCGTCAGCACTAACACAGAGAGAGCATGATCATGCCGCATATGACACACCAATACCAACTCGGTCTTGCCGTATTGATCATCGCCTTCTTATTTTTCTACTCACCGTTTGCGTATGCTTTTTTAAAAATTCGCCAACAGCACCGCAATCAAAATAAGTCGAATAATAAAGCACCCTAAACTTGGGCTGCATGATTCCACTTGATTTTGATTACATCGATTACGCAGAAAAGAACTGACATCTTCGTCATGACGATGTCAAACCAAACATATATAATTAACGGAGAGAACGATTATGTCTATCCTAAGTTGGGACGAATTTGAAGATGATTCGCAGAAACCGGCTGCACCTCAACAGCAACCTAAAACCGTCGAAACGCAAGAAACGCCTAATACACAAGCTGTATCTGATGCAAAATCACCATCGCCGTCTGTGGCTGCTGCACAACCCACACCAGCCGCCACTTCCAGTGGAACAGCGAATTCAACCGATACATTGGCAAGAGCATCTGCTGCCCTAGAAAAAATGGATGTTGCCCCAGGTTTAGAAGAACTTGAAATGGGTGCAGGTCGTGTACAAGTTGATGATAAACGTATGATCAACTGCCGTGCCGACTTAAACCAATTGGTACCATTTAAATACGAATGGGCTTGGCAAAAATACCTAGATGGGTGTGCCAACCACTGGATGCCACAAGAAGTCAACATGACACATGATATTGCTTTGTGGAAATCTGAAGATGGTCTCACCGATGATGAGCGTGTCATCATCAAGCGCTCACTGGGGTTCTTCTCTACCGCTGACTCATTGGTTGCCAACAACTTGGTACTCGCGATTTATCGTTTGATTACCAACCCAGAATGCCGCCAATATATCTTGCGTCAAGCATTTGAAGAAGCGATTCACACCCACGCATACCAATACTGTATCGAATCACTCGGTATGGATGAAGGTGAAATCTTCAACATGTACCGTGAAATTCCATCTGTAGCACGTAAAGCGGCTTGGGGTCTAAAATATACGCAATCTTTGGGTGATCCAAACTTTAGAACGGGTACGCCAGAGCAAGACCAAGAATTGCTACGGAATATGATTGCATTCTACTGTGTGCTTGAAGGCATCTTCTTCTACTGCGGCTTTAGCCAAATCTTGAGTATGGGTCGTCGTAACAAGATGACTGGTGTGGCTGAACAATTCCAATATATCTTGCGTGATGAGTCTATGCACGTAAACTTCGGGATCGACATGATCAACCAGATCAAAATCGAAAACCCGCATCTTTGGTCTGAAGCATTCCAAGAAGAAGTTACCCAAATGATCTTGGAAGGTACCATTCTAGAAATCGAATATGCACGTGACACTATGCCGCGTGGCGTACTTGGCATGAATGCCGCGATGATGGAAGAATATCTCAAGTTTATCTGTAACCGTCGTTTAAATCAGCTTGGTTTACCTGAGCAATATAAAGGCGTCAACAATCCATTCCAATGGATGTCTGAAATGATGGACTTGCGTAAAGAGAAAAACTTCTTTGAAACCCGTGTAACCGACTACCAAACTGGTGGTGCACTAAGCTGGTAAGGGTTTGCCGTCACGCGACACGTAAGTTGACATTTGCGACGCATAAAATGTCATTGAACGACACATAAGTTGTCATAGATACCCCAGTAAAAAGGCTGCAACTCAACTTGCAGCCTTTTTTCAACTTAATGGTTAAAGGAACTAAACTCAACTGAGTCAATACTTAGCGGTGAAATACCACGCTTAAGGCACTGGTAATACCCCCATTTTTAATTGAATTAATCAGTAGGAAATATCTTTCTTTTCTTCGTCGCATGACGGATAACGCTGTTGAGTGATTCAATCGCATTGGTTGTATAAATTGCTTGTTCTCTCGTAGACACTCGCTCTGTTTCTTATCCCAAAACTTCTAAATGACTATCTAATTGATACAGTTCCAACTGCCTAACTTTGTATAATCAATATTGTTTCAACTATTTGATTTAAAAATATTTTTCCACCATGTACGCTCTTTTTTTTGTTTTCCTGCATTTATAGCCTTTTCAATATTTGCTTCTATTTTATCTTTATTAGAATCCCATATCTGTTTTAATACTTGATCAAGGTCTGCTCTGCTCCATACATGAAAAAAACCGATAGTAGCTCCCATAGCTTCTATTATTGTTTTATGCACATTATTATTATCATAGTCTTTTAATTTTTTATTAAAGGTATCAATAACTAATTCAGTAAGATTTGGCTCTAAATCATTGTAAAAGTCTATAGTTGTGATGTCGTCTAAATTATCATCTTGTATCGTCCATTTAGGTACTGGCAAGTAAGAGTTAATAAAAATAATATCAACTCGTATGATGTCTTTATAGTACATACTTCTTTGAGTACCGTTTAGTCGAATTGCTGTTAATTTTTCACTATCCCATGTCAGTTTTTTAGTTAAATAAGGATTAGATTCTTCTTTCTCTATTTTCGTATTTTCACGGTTAAAAAAATTAAATAGCATTATTTTACCCCTTATTAAAATACAGTCCAGATCCTAACCAAAATAGTAGACAATTCACCCTTCTAAAGATAATTTAGTTTTAAGCTTTGGAGATGTAAATATGGCTAAACGTTTTAGTCCTGAATTTAAACAACAAGCAATTGATTAAACCTTAGCAGAATTAAAAACTCTTATGAGGAAAGATCATCCCCCCAAAACATTATAATCAAAAACCGAATATCCTCCTCAAAAGATATTCGGTTGATCTTTATTTTAATAATAACTTTAAGCGATTTCTTTCTGTCCTACATGATGATAGGCGCGATTAAAATAAACTAAACCTTGATTATGCTGGCTCTTTTGGATAGCAACAATACGGCAAATAAAAATAGTATGTGTGCCAACTTCTTGGATTTGATCAATCTGACAATCAAAACTCACCAAGGCATCTTCTAAAACCGGTGCACCCGTTTTTAATGCAGTCCATGTGCCACAAGCAAAGCGTTCTTCAGGACTGAGCTTTGATGCAAACGCTGCAGAAATATGCTGATGCTGCGGACCAAGTACATTGACGCTTAGAATTTTATTTTCGATAAAGTGTACATGTGACCGCGCAGACTTGTTCATACAGACCAATAATGACGGCGGTGTATCGGTAACGCTACATACAGAAGATGCAGTAAATCCATAACGACCAGATGTCCCTGCTGTGGTAATGACATTTACCGCACCAGTTAATAATGACATTGCATTTTTAAAGTCTACTACTTCAACCATCACGTTGTTCCTAACTTGAACTGTCTTTGACACTGCGCTATAGCGACGCGATACTTCATCGCGTTGCTATATAATTTGAATAGATTGTAAATAGAACGCATTGCGACTGAAAGGCGTATCCGCAATTGAGACCGTTGTTCTATAAGACCCAATCAACTGCTAAGGATACCCCTTTAGAATGCCTGCAAGCAATGCTGCTTAGGCTGAAAGTTCTTTACGAATGATTGCAGCACCTGCGCTCAATGCTTTGAGTTTGCCTCTTGCCACATCACGCGCTAAGGGTGCCATACCACAGTTGGTCGATGGATAAAGTTTATCGGCGTCGACAAACTGTAGTGCTTTACGCAAAACATCCGCAACTTGCTCCGGTGTTTCAACAGTATTGCTGGCAACATCAATGGCACCAACCATAACTTTTTTACCACGGATCAGTTCAATCAAATCCATCGGTACGTGTGAGTTCTGACATTCTAATGAAACGATATCGATATTCGACTGTTGTAGCTTTGGAAAAGCTTCTTCATATTGGCGCCACTCTGAACCCAAAGTTTTTTTCCAGTCGGTATTGGCTTTAATGCCGTAGCCATAGCAGATATGTACTGCGGTTTCACATTTCAGCCCTTCGATGGCGCGTTCTAAGGTTGCGACCCCCCAGTCATTCACTTCATCAAAGAAGACATTAAAGGCAGGCTCATCAAATTGAATAATATCAACACCTGCTGCCTCTAACTCTTTGGCTTCTTCATTGAGAATTTTGGCAAATTCCCAAGCCAGTTTTTCACGGCTTTTATAATGATTGTCATACAAAGTATCGATCATGGTCATAGGACCCGGTAAAGCCCATTTGATCGGTTGTGTGGTTTGCTGACGCAAAAATTTTGCATCTTCAACAAAAACAGGTTTTTGTCGTGCTACAGCACCCACTACAGTTGGCACACTGGCATCATAACGATTACGAATTCGCACTGTTTCGCGCTTCTCGAAATCTACGCCGCTCAAATGCTCAATAAAGGTGGTCACAAAATGCTGACGCGTTTGCTCACCATCACTCACGATATCAATGCCAGCATGACGTTGTTCTTGTAGAGACAAACGTAAAGCATCTTGTTTGGCTTCAAGTAATTGCTCACCTTGTAACTTCCAAGGTGACCAAAGTTTCTCAGGCTCTGCCAGCCAAGACGGTTTTGGTAAACTACCAGCGGTTGATGTAGGTAATAATATTTTCATAATAAACGATCTTTCTATGTCTCGGTCTTGGTAAATTAAAGCGCGTAGTGTGCAGCCCATTGATCAAGAGTATCTTTATATGGCTTGATAAACTGCTCTTCAGTAAATTTGCCTTGCTTCACAGCCAACTGACTACGCTCTTCACGATCATAAACAATCTGCGTCAATGAGTGATCCTGATGATTCAAACGCGGTTGATAGCATTGTGCTGCCGCTGAGTTGGCATTATAAATCTCAGGTCGATAAATCTTTTGGAAAGTTTCCATGGTACTAATCGTTGCGATTAACTCAAGATCAGTATAATCACTCAAGAGGTCACCACTAAAATAAAATGCCAAAGGTGCAGCACTGTTTTTCGGCATAAAGTAGCGTACACGTAAACCCATTTTCTCAAAATATTGATCGGTCAATGAAAACTCATCTTGACGATATTCTACACCCAATACTGGATGTTCGTTTTCAGTCCGATAATAGGTTCGGCTACTAGAAACACTCAAACAAATCACAGGTTGTTTCGCAAAGTGTGCTTTGTAAACTTCTGAGTTTACAACGGACTTAAATAGTTTACCGTGTAAATCACCAAAATTTTCTGGCAAGCTAAATTTTTCTTGGTTTTTATTATGGTCGAGGAGTAATACGCTAAAATCATAATCACGTACATAAGATGAGAAACTATTTCCTACAATCCCATCAATACGCTGATTATTTTTATGATCGACAATGGTGGTTTTTAAGACTTCAATAATTGGGAAGTTTGTCCCATTGCCTTCAATATCCATATCAAAAGAAACGATATCAACTTCTACAGAATAACGGTCGCCTTTCGGATTATCCCACTGCGCCAAGTTATTAAAACGATTATTAATCATCCTTAAGGTATTGCGCAAATTTTCTTGACGGCTCTCACCTCTTGCCAAATTGGCAAAGTTAGTCGTGATACGCGTATTGTCTGAAGGAAGATAGTTCTCATCGAAACTAATGCTCTTAACCGTATATGTAAATACTTGACTCATTTTGATCTGATACCCTAATTTCTGAGATAAAACTGCATTCATATGTTGCTCTTGAAGGACTCTGCTATTGCTTTGTGAATCCTCTCAGTCAATTACCCAGTCTTTTCTGATTTTTACCGCATGGTCCAATCAAGAATTAACTATATATTGTCTATCGCCAGAGCATGTGTAGTTTATACCGTATTCTCGGCGTGAATAAAAATGAGTTTATTTCACAAAAACATGAGCCAAATTCATGCATAGCCCATTGCATGATTTATGTGCGCAAATTCTCCGCATGATCTCGCACCACATGCACTAGAAGTGCTTCCCCCAATTGCTATTCTTTTCTACTGTTAAGTTGAATTATTTTTGGGGAACATTAGCCCATACCATCATAGCTAT
This window contains:
- a CDS encoding DUF1852 domain-containing protein, which codes for MSQVFTYTVKSISFDENYLPSDNTRITTNFANLARGESRQENLRNTLRMINNRFNNLAQWDNPKGDRYSVEVDIVSFDMDIEGNGTNFPIIEVLKTTIVDHKNNQRIDGIVGNSFSSYVRDYDFSVLLLDHNKNQEKFSLPENFGDLHGKLFKSVVNSEVYKAHFAKQPVICLSVSSSRTYYRTENEHPVLGVEYRQDEFSLTDQYFEKMGLRVRYFMPKNSAAPLAFYFSGDLLSDYTDLELIATISTMETFQKIYRPEIYNANSAAAQCYQPRLNHQDHSLTQIVYDREERSQLAVKQGKFTEEQFIKPYKDTLDQWAAHYAL